GCCCGCAACGTCGCCGACACCGTGGCCGCCGAGCTCGGCCTGGACGAGGTGTTCGCCCAGGTCCTGCCGGACCAGAAGGACGCCGTGGTCCGCGACCTCCAGGACCGGGGGCACCGGGTCGCCATGGTCGGCGACGGGGTCAACGACGCCCCCGCCCTGGCCCGTGCGGACGTCGGCATCGCCATCGGCGCCGGAACCGACGTGGCCATCGAGTCCGCCGGGGTGGTCCTGGCCTCGGACGACCCGCGCGGAGTCGTCTCCGTCCGCAAGCTCTCCCGAGCGGGCTACCGGAAGATGATCCAGAACCTCGTGTGGGCCGCCGGGTACAACATCGCCGCCGTCCCGCTGGCCGCCGGTGTACTGGCCCCGATCGGTATCGTGCTCGCCCCCGCGGTGGGTGCGGTGCTGATGAGCCTGTCCACCATCATCGTCGCCCTCAACGCCCAGCTCCTGCGGAGCCTGGACCTGCGCCCCGCCGACTGACGGGACCGCGGGCCTCAGCCGTGGTCCGGGACGGTGTCCGGCCCGGCCTGCGGGTCGAGCCAGGCGGCCCCCAGGACATGGGGGCGGCTCTGCCGGTCTGGACCTGGGGGGTACGGGGTGCAACCATTGTGGTGCCGTGGTCTCCCTCTTGTAGCGGGAGAGGGCTCACGGCGAAAGGCCGCCGCCTCGACCGGTTACGAGGCGGCGGCCGCTTGCTTTCTCCGGTCAGGGCCGGGTGCGAAACCGGTACCGGATGTTTCACGTGAAACTTCCGGCGTGCCGCTAACCGGCGTGAACTGCGCTTTCGTAGCCGAAAGAGGGGACCGGAGGGTTCATGCAGCGGCCCATCGCCCGGTGCCAGCGGTTACCGCGCAGCCGCGGTTCGAGGGCGGCCAGCGCTGCCGCGTACTTGCTGAACCGCGCCTCGCGAACCCCGAGCTCGTGCAGCCGCCGCTCCGTCGTGGTCAGCCCGCCCCGGGTCTTGACCTCCAGCAGCACCGTGTCCGGGCGCATCCGCACCTCCCAGCCGCCCCGGTAGCCGACCAGGTCGTGGTCCACGGTCACCCGCTCCTCGCCGGACAGGGCCACCACCGTGGTCCGGCGGTAGTCGGTCACGGCGGCGGGCAGCAGGACGTCCGGCGGGTCCAGGCGGCAGCGGCTCAGGGAGCGGTCCAGGAAGTCCCGGGTCCGCCAGGTCAACCGGTCCACGGGGGCGTCCATCGGGAGTTCGGTCCGCACCTTGTCGGTGATCCCGCGCGCACCCTTCAGCTTCACCTCGAACATCCTCGTCCCGGTGTCCACGTAGGTGCGGGTGCGCACCTTGTAGCGCAGCCGCCGCCCCTGCCGGTGGTCGTGGAAGGTCCGCAGGTCCGGGGTGTCCAGGTAGGTGGAGGAGTACAGGAAGGAGGTACGGCCGCCGATCTCCAGTACCCCGAACCCGCCCTCCGCCCCCGCGAAGAGGGCGGGCACCAGCTCGGCGGGGAGCAGGTACTTGCGGCAGGTGCGGGTGACCAGGGCGGCGCGCTCGTTGATCTCGGCCAGGGACACGGGCCGCAGTCGTTCCAGGCCGGGCGGTCCCTCAGCCGGGCGGCCCACAGCGCTTACCGGCACGGCCTCCGGCGCGGTCCTCGGACCCGGGCCGGTGGCGGCGCCGGTGAGTCCGGGGGAGAGGTCGAGGCTCAACGGGCACCCCACCAGGCGGGCATGGGCTGACGGCGCTCGGCCGCCGTGCCCGGCACCTCGGCCAGCTTCGGCTCCTGGAAGCGCACGTCCACCACCATCAGGTCACGCACGTAGTCCACCTCCGTGACGTCCACGTGCCGCACCCGTCCGCGCAGCCGCCCCTCCAGGTCCTGCCGGAGTGCCACCGGGTCCTCGTGCACGACGTCCAGCGTCATGATCCGCCGCTGCGTGCGGGCCAACAGTTTCGGGTGCCCGGCCAGGTACAGGGCGGACAGCAGCAGGGCGTTCAGCCCCACCACGAGCCACGGCATCGGAGCGGCCACCGCGTTCACCAGACCGAGGGCGATCGCCACGAAGTAATAGCCGATCTCGCCCTGACTGATCAGGTCCGAGCGCAGCCGCAGGATCGACAGCACCCCGAACAGCCCGAAGCCGACCGCCAGGCCCACCTCCTGCTGGGCCAGCATGGAGACCACGGCGAAGATGCCGACGTTGAGCGCCACGTAGGCGAGCACCAGGTCCCGCCGGCCGTGCCTGCGGAAGTAGAGGGCGTAGGACAACACCGTGATAGCGGTCAGGTCGACCGCCAACGCGAAGAAGAACATGTGACCATCGTGGAAGGCCGGGGTGAGGCCTTCATGAGCCTTCCATGAGGGAACGTTCATCTTCGGATGGCGGGGCTGTCACCCGGACGCCCGGTCACTCAGCCCCGGCCAGCTCACCCGGTCAGCCGGTACCCCATGCCCCGCACCGTCACGATGCGCTCCGAACCCACCTTGCGGCGCAGCGCGCGCACGAACACGTCCACCACGTTGGAGCCCGGGTCGTAGTCGTAGCCCCACACGTGCGAGAGCATCTGCTGCCGGGTCATCACCTGCCCCTGGTGCCGTATGAGCAGCTCCAGCAGGGCGAACTCCCGGGCGGTGAGGTCGATGGAGTCCCCGCCCACCGCCACCCGGCGGGTGCGCAGGTCCAGGGACAGCCCGCCCGCGCGCAGTACCGTGGGGTCGGCGGTGCGCTCGGTGCGTATCCGCAGCCGCACCCGGGCCAGCAGCTCCTCGAACCGGAACGGCTTGGTGACGTAGTCGTCGGCGCCGATCTCCAGCCCGGTCACGGTGTCGCGCACCCCGTCCCGGGCGGTCAGGATCACCACGGGGACGTCCACGCCCAGGGAGCGCACCCGGCGCAGCACGTCGAAGCCGTCGGTGTCCGGCAGGCCCAGGTCCAGCAGCATCAGGTCGAACCCGCCGGTGACCGCGTAGTCCACGGCCTCCGCTCCGGTGCCCACCACCGTGGTGGTGAACCCGCTGGCGGTCAGGCCCTTGCGCACGAACGAGGCGATCCGCTCCTCGTCCTCGACGATGAGTACCCGGCTCACAGGTGTTCCCTTCCAACGCGTCCGTCAACGGGGGACAGGGGGAGGACCAGGGTGAAGGTGGAGCCCGCCCCGGGGGCCGAGCGCAGGTCCACCCGGCCGTGGTGGGCCTCGGCGATCGCCCGGACGATGGCCAGGCCCAGCCCGGCGCCGCGGTCACCGCGCGCGGTGCGCCCGCCCCGGGAGAAGCGTTCGAAGACGCGTCCGTGCTCCTCGGCGGGGATGCCGGGGCCCTGGTCGGACACCCACAGCCGCACCTCGGCACCGCTGACCCGCGAACCCGTGCGCAGGGTCGACCCGGGCGCGGTGTGCCGCACGGCGTTGGCCGCGAGCTGCACCATGGCCTGGGTGACGCGCTGCGGGTCCAGCCGCACGGTCTCCTCGGCCAGGCCCTCCAGCCGCCAGTCCCGGTCGCCCAGCTGGCGGACCTTGGCATCGATGTCGCTGGTGAGCTCGGCCAGGGAGACGGGTTCGGGGCGGACGAAGTCGGGCTGCTGGGCCTTGGCGAGCAGCAGCAGGTCCTCGACGATGCGGCCCATCCGGTCCAGTTCGTCGGTGACCAGCCGGACCACCTCCCGGCGCTCCCCGGGGTCGTCGCCCATGAGCTCCAGCTGGCCGCGCACGATGGTGATGGGGGTGCGCAGTTCGTGTCCGGCGTCGTCGACGAAGCGGCGCTGCTCGGTGAACGCGCCCTCCAGCCGGTCCAGCATGCTGTTGAACTGCTCGGCCAGGGCCGCGATGTCGTCCCGGCCGGACACCTCGATGCGCTGGGTGAGGTCCTCCTCGGAGATCTCCGCGGCGGTCTGCCGGACCAGCCGGACCGGGGCGAGGATGCGGCCGGCCACCCACCAGGCGGCGGTGCCGGCGGCGAGCAGCCCCAGGCCGCTGACCAGGGCCAGGGTGCTCATGGTCCCGGACGTGGTTTGGTCGTCCTGAGCGGTGAAGTAGCCGATCACGAACCACCCCGCCGTGCCTTCTCCACCCGGTGGGAGTACGCGGACCTTCTCCCACTCGACCGGCCCGGCGGGGGTGTCCAGTGCGCCCCGGGCGTCGTCGGCGCCCAGGACCGCCTCGACCGTCTCCGGATCGGCGGACAGGTCGTAGGGCGGTTCCTGCCCCTGCCGGATACGCCCGGTGTCGGTTTGGGCCATGCCCCGCCCGCCACGCGAGGCGGTCTGTTCCTGAGCGCTCTCGTCGGGCTCGTCCACCCAGCCAAAGAGGATCTCGGAGTCATCGGGGTACTGGCGCTCCAGGTGGACCCGGATGAGGGAGGCGACGTCGGTGAAGGCCTGCCCGGTGCCCGGGTCCACCCCGACCGCCGCGAACTCCTGGAATTCGGCGGTCTCCTGGGCCAGGGCGCGATCGACCCGCTCGTCGGTCCGGGCGGTCAGGGCGCTCCAGGTGACGACGTTGACCAGCACGAGGACGGCGGTCATGAGCAGTACGACCCACACCATGATGAGCAGCCGTGCGGGCACCCGTCGGCGCTGGGGGAGCTCGGGCTGCGGCCCGCGGATGACCATCGTGGGAAAGAGCGAGGTACGCCCCGAGGGGCCCTCGGGGCCGGAAGCCGCGCCTGCGGGTCTGGAACGGCCGGGCGGAACGGGCACGGTGGTGGCGTCGGGATCGGCGCCGTCAGCACCCTCGGCACCGCCTCCGCCCCGGGGGCGGTCAGTCGTCATCGTCGTCCCCGTTCTCGTACCGCGCGTCCAAACAGTCGTCCCACCAGTCGTCCCACTCGTCCTCACCCCAGGCCTCGTGGTTCACGTTCTCGTCGAGGCAGTCGAAGGGGAACCCCGTCGGTGCGGGCTCGGGTTCGGGCGAGGGCTCCGCGGACGGGCTCCCGGCACCGCCCCGGTCGGTAACGGGCGGCGGCGGTTCGACCAGGCCGTCATCGGTGGGCCCGGCGGTGGCGTCATCGGTGGACTCACCGACCACCACCTCCGAGGCGGGGACCGGGTCGGGAGCGCGCAGGAACACCGCCCAGACCAGGGCGGCGGCCGCGACCAGCACGACCGTCAGCGCCCCGAGAACCGGCGGCACCAGAGGTGATCTCATAACTGACGAGCTTGTCCGAGGAAGACGGCGTCCGGATGAAGCGGACATGAGGAAGTCTTCATTCTCGCAGGTGGACCCCGTCATCGAGGGGAGCGGCCCGACGGAGCCTCACGGCGTCTGCGCGTCTGGACGATCCCGATGGACGCGCTGGTCACCCGCCCCCTCCTGAAGATGACCTTGCTACCAGGAGCGAAATCGGCGTCGAACTTGCTTCTGGTAGCAAGATCATCGGGGATGAGATCAGCAGAAACCAGAACGGGTCTCAGTAGCGGCGGCCGCGGAGTTCGGCGACCAGGACGGCGGCCTGGGTGCGGCGCTTGAGGTCCAGCTTGGCCAGCAGCGCCGACACGTAGTTCTTCACGGTCTTCTCCGCCAGGTACAGCCGCTCGCCGATCTGCCGGTTGGTCATGCCCTCGCCGATGAGGTCGAGGATCTGCCGTTCCTGCGGGGTCAGCTCGGCCAGCGGGTCCGGCTCGGCCTGGGCGCCGCGCAGCCGCTCCAGCATCGCCCCGGTGCTGCCCGAGTCCAGCAGGGAACCGCCCGCGGCGACCGTGCGGACCGCGCCGACCAGGTCGGCGCCGTGGATCTGCTTGAGCACGTACCCGGCGGCCCCGGCCATGACGGCGTCGTAGAGGGCGTCCTCGTCGGCGAAGGACGTGAGCATCAGGCAGGCGATCTCGGGGTGGTCGGACCGGATCTCCCGGCACACCTGCACGCCCGAACCGCCCGGCAGCCGCACGTCCAGTACGGCGACGTCGGGCAGGACGACGGGGATCCGCGACAGCGCCTGTTCTGCGGTTCCGGCCTCACCGACGACGGTCATGTCGTCCTCGGTCTCCAGCAGCGCGGCCACACCGCGCCGGACGACCTCGTGGTCGTCGACGAGGAAGACCCTGATCTGTTTCCGAGCACCCTCGGCCCCACCACCGGTCATCGGTCCTCCCTCATCCCACATCGCGCGCGTGACACCACTCCGATGAAGACGTTAACGCCTGTGCGGGGCCCCGCGGGGGTCTTAAGGCACTGAACTCCCCGGGCAAAAGTCCTGGAAACGGACAAAATTCCTGCCCGGGGAGCAAAGTGCCTGTTCACGGCTGGTGGGGATGTGACTACTGTCGCCGCATCGTCACCATCCCGTCACCGAGAAATCGCGTTGTGTGAAGCCCTCAGGGCCGCCGAGACGCCCAGGGCCGGGCGAGTTCGAAGGCCCGGCAGGCCCGCAGCACGCGCTCGTCGGAGTGGCGGGGGCCCACCACCTGAAGGCCGATCGGCAGCCCCGAGCCGCTGAACCCGCACGGAATGCTCGCCGCGGGCTGCTGGGTCATGTTGAAGGGGTAGCTGAACCCGGCCCAGGACGTCCACCGCCGCCCGGCCAGCTCCGGCGGCGACTCCAGTCCGGCCTCGAAGGCCACCATCGGCATGGTCGGGGTGAGCAGCAGGTCGTAGGTCTCGTGGAAGCGTCCCATCTGGGCGCCCATCGCCATCCGCAGTGCCATCGCGGTCAGGTAGTCCTGCGCCGAGTAGGTCAGCCCCTCCTCGATGATCGCCCGCAGCCCCGGGTCCTGCAGGTCCCGGTCCCGCGCGGTGAGCTTCTCGGTGGCCTTGGCCGCGCCCGAGTACCAGAGCACGTGGAACTCGTCCACGGACTCCGGCAGCCCCGGATCGGCCTCCTCCACCTTGGCGCCCAGCGACTCGAACACGCGCACCGCCTCGGCGACCGCGCGGGCCACCTCCGGGTCCACGTGCTGCCCGCCCAGTGTGGGGCTGTAGGCGATCCGCAGCCCGCGGACCAGCTCCGCGGGGTCGGCACCGCGGCCCGCCTCGGCCAGGCCGGGGCCCGGGGTGGGCAGCGCCATCCAGTCCCGGGCGTCGAAGCCGCTGATCACGTCCAGCATCAGCGCCATGTCGCCCACGGTCCGGGCTATCGGCCCGGTGTGCGCCAGCGACCCGAACGGGCTCGCGGGGTAGTGCGGGACCAGCCCCCAGGTGGGCTTGATCCCGCAGACCCCGGTGAAACTCGCCGGGATGCGGATGGACCCGCCCCCGTCGGTGCCGGTGGACAGCGGGCCCATCCCGGCCGCCACCGCCGCCGCCGAACCCCCGCTGGAGCCGCCGGGCGTGGTGGACAGGTCCCACGGGTTGCGCGTGATCCCGGTGAGCGGGTTGTCGGTGACACCCTTCCAGGCCAGCTCGGGGGTGGTGGTCTTGCCGACGAACACCGCCCCGTGCTCGCGCATCCGGGCCACCACCGGGGAGTCCTCGTCCCACGGGCCCTCCTGGGAGGCGGCCACCGACCCCTTGAGGGTGGGCCACCCCTTCGTCAGGTGGATGTCCTTGACGGAGGCGGGCACCCCGTCCAGCTTTCCGACCGGTTCGCCGCGCCGCCACCGTTCGGCGGAGGCCCGGGCCGCCTCGCGCGCCTCCTCGGGGCGCACCAGGCAGAAGGCGTTCAACGCGGGGTTGTCCTGCTCGATGCGGTCGAGCACCGCCTCCACCGCCTCCACCGGGGAGAGCTCCCCGGTGGAGTAGGCGTGCAGGAGTTCTTCGGCGGACAGGTCGGCCGGGGTCACGGGGTCTCCCGTGCGCGCCGACGGGGCGCCGCGCGCGGCACCCCCGTCGGCTCCGGTGGAGCCTTCGGCCGTACCGACGGCCGCACCAGCGTTGTCGGTCTCGGCCCGGTCGGAACGGATCGTCACTTCAGCCTCCCAAGTCACGCGAGGGGTCAGCCGGGTACGTAGCCCCGGCTCTTGTCCACGACATTGCGCAGTTCACGCCCGTCCAGGTAGCGGGCGAGGTTGTCCAGGAACAGCTCCACCAGGTCCTCCCGCCAACCGACCACGTCACCGGACATGTGCGGAGAGACGACGGAGCCCGGCAGGCCCCACAGGGGGTTGACGGCCTTGAGCGGTTCCCTTTCGAAGACGTCCAGTGCCGCACCGGCGATCGAGCCCCGGTCCAGGGCGGCGACCAGGTCGGACTGGACGACAATCGGGCCGCGGGCGATGTTGATCAGCCGCGCGGTGGGCTTCATGAGGTCGAGGAAGTGCCGGTCGACCAGGCCGTGGGTGGCCTCGGTGAGCGGGGCCGCGATGACCACGTAGTCGGCCTCGGGGACCTCGGTGTGCAGGGTGTTCCCGCCGCCCCGGGCTCGCTCGGCCAGGGTGGACTCGGCGACGGAGCCGAAGTCGGGGTCGCCGTCGCGGGCGCGGCTGCCCGAGCCGCGCACCTGCACGCCGACGGCCTGGAGCTTGCGGGTGATCGCGCGGCCGATGGGGCCGGTACCGACGACGAGGGCGCGTTTGCCCGTCACCCGTTCGGTCTCGCGGTGCTTCCACAGCCGGTCGTGCTGGTACTCCCAGGTGCGGTGGAAGTCCTTGGCGAAGGAGATCACCAGCCCCAGGACGTACTCGGCGATGTGCTCGTCGAAGACGCCGCGCGAGTTGGTGACGACCGCGTCACTGTCCACCAGCCCGGGGAACATCAGGTTGTCGACGCCCGTGGTGGCGGCGTGCACCCAGCGCAGGGAGTCGGCCTTGGCCCAGGAGTCGGAGAGGGCCTCGGTGAACAGGTCCCACACCAGCAGGGCGTCCGTGCCCGGAAGCTTGGCGGAGAGTTCGTCGGCGGTGGCGTAGACGACCTCTCCGAGCCCGGGGTGGTCGTCGATGCGTTCGTGCCCCGGCGGGAGGTCGTCCCCTCGGAGAACGAGGAGACGGGGACGGTCGGGCGCGGACGGGGTGGCGGTGGAACTGTTCACGGGCGCGCTTTCCGGTTGCGGCGGTGCTCTGATCTCGGCGCTCTGGCCTTGTTCTTCATCCTGCCGTCGAGGGGTGGTTCCGCCCTGCACGGGAAACGCTAGGGAGCCGACATGGGATTGTCAACAATCCACAAAACGACTGTTTCCGGCTAAAGGTGCATGTGGGGCTGCCCCGACACTGGCGGGATACCCGTACCCCCCGAGGTCTATTGCCGCCCCTGGCGGGTTAATCGTAAGATTGTCGACAATCAACATTCCCGTGACCCAGAAGCCCACGGGGACCCGGGAGCCTCAGCGGAACCCGTGGAAATCCCGTCGATGGACCAGCACTCGAAGGGAGGGCACTTGCCCCGCTACATGACCGTCACACTCGCCAAACGCGGGGTCTCCTGCGTGGCGGAGCTGCTCGACAAGGACGCGCCCCGCACCTGCGAGGCGGTGTGGAAAGCCCTCCCGCAAGGTGACGCCGTCCAGCACGCCAAGTACGCGCGCAACGAGGTCTACACGATGGTCCCGAGGTTCGCCGACCCCGAACCCGGCCAGGAGAACCCCACCGTCACCCCGATCCCCGGCGACATCGTCTACTTCTCCTTCGACGGGGGCATGCTCGACCGCTCCTTCAAGGAGGACAAGGGCATCGACCACCTGCCCGGCGTCATCGACCTCGCCCTCTTCTACGGCCGCAACAACCTCCTGCTCAACGGCGACGTGGGCTGGGTGCCCGGCAACGTGTTCGCCACCGTCGTCGAGAACCTCCCCGCCATGGCCGAGGCCTGCAACGACGTCTGGCGCTCCGGCAGTGTCGGTGAGCGCCTCCTGTACGAGCGGCTCGAGCGCTGACCGGGCGCGCCCGCCCCCAAGCCCGTAAGCCCCGAAGCCCGCGAGTCCGAAGCCCGAAAGCACAGCACTGTCAACAGCACTGGGAGGTGAGTGACCGATGCGGAACGAGGGAAACCGGCCGGCCCACGAGCACGGCCTGGAAGCCGCACTCCACGCGGCGGGTGCGCCCGTACCCGAACAGGCCGCCGCACACGAGGTCGTCGAACTGGCGGCGGCCACACGGACCCCGTGGCAGGCGGGTATCGGCGTGATCGCGCCCTACGACTTCGCGCTCGACCGCGAACTGTGGCGCTGGGCGCCCGACGACGTTTCGCTGCACGTCACTCGCCTGCCGTACGTGCACGTTCCGGTGACGGTCGACCAGGCCGCCGCCCTCAGCAAGGGCAAGAGCGTGACCAGGGCGGTCCGCGCGCTCCTGGCCCCCGAACCCCGTGCTGTCGGCTACGCCTGCGCCTCGGGCAGCTTCGTCCACGGCGCGGCGGGCGAACGCGAACTCCACCGGACCATGCTGGCCGCGGGCGCACCGGCCGCCGTCACCACCTCCGGAGCGCTGATCCGCGCCCTGGAGACCCTGGGGGCGGACCGGATCGCGGTGGTGACCCCGTACGTGGACAGCGTCACCGACCGCTTGCTCGACTACCTTGCCGAACACGAAGTGGCGGTCACCTCCAGCGTCGGCCTCGGCCTGCTCAGTCACATCTGGAAGGTCACCTACGCCGACGTCGCCCGCGCGGTGCACGAAGCCGACCGCCCGGACGCGCAGGCCGTGTACATCAGCTGCACCAACGTCCTCACCTACGACATCATCGCGCCGCTGGAACGGGAACTGGGTAAACCGGTGATAGCGGCCAACCAGGTCACCATGTGGGGCCTGCTGCGGGCCGCAGACCGCCGGGCCGTGGCCCACGGACAGAGCCTGATCGACGTCGCGGCGCCCAGCGCCGCGTGACCACCGCCCGGAGGGCGCCAGCGCCTCGAACCGCGACGAGGAGAACCATGACCCGTGTCGGAATCCTGTACCCCGGCCACAGCGCCGAGAACGACTACAAGACCTTCGCCGAACTGCTCGGCGGGGAGGTCGAACTCCCCGTGGTGCACACCCTCATGCGCGAGGACGCCCACCGGGTGGACGCCCTGCTGGACGTCGGCAGCGAGGCCGTGCTCGCCGAGGGGGCGCGGGAGCTCGCCGCCCTGGAGGTCGACTCCGCGGTCTGGGCCTGCACGAGCGGAAGCTTCGTGTTCGGCTGGGAGGGTGCCCGGCGCCAGGTCCAGGGCGTGCGGGACGTGACGGGGGTGCCGAGTTCCAGCACATCCTTCGCCTTCGTGCACGCCCTGGCCCAGTTGCGGATCTCCCGGGTCGCGATCGCCGCCACCTACCCGGACGACGTCGCCCGGCGCTTCGTGGAGTTCCTCACCGCGGCGGGCGTCACCGTGCTGTCCCTGGCCAGCCACGGCATCGCCACCGCCGCCGAGGTGGGCGGCCTCGACCCGGACGACGCGCTCGACTTCGTCATCTCCAACGACCACCCCAGAGCCGAGGCCGTCCTGGTCCCGGACACCGCCCTGCACAGCGCGGACCTCATCGAACCGATGGAGGCCCTGCTGGGCAAGACCGTGCTCACCGCCAATCAGGTGAGCGTCTGGGAGGGGCTCCGGCTCGCCGGTCAGTGCCAGGCCAGGCCCGGCCCGGGCACGCTCTTGCGTTCCGGGGCCTCCGTGGTCCGGAGCGCCTTCGCCGCCGGTTAACCTCGGGGCCAGCCCGCGCCCGGTTCGTCACAGTCGTGCCGCGTCCGCCGCACCCCGTCGCTTCCGAAGACGAACCAGTAGTTCCGAACCAGTAGTTCCGAACCAGTAGTTCCGAAGAAAGGGAACCTCCATGTCAGCCCCTGGTCAGCTCAGACCCGTCCCCCGGCGGTCCACCGCCGAGCTGATCGCCGACCAGCTGAGGTCCGCGATCATGTACGGCTCCCTCGCCCCCGGGGACCAGCTCGGCGAGGCCGAACTGGCGGGGCAGCTGGGGGTCAGCCGGGGCCCGCTCCGCGAGGCCATGCAGCGCCTGGTCCAGGAGGGCCTGCTCCGCAGCGAACGGCACAGGGGCCTGTTCGTGTGCGAGCTGACCCCCGACGACGTCCGGGACGTCTACGTGGCCCGCCTCGCGGTGGAACGCGCCGCCTGCGAGCTGATCATGCGCGGTAACCGCGGTGAGGCCCTGGCCCGCCTCACCCCCGCGGTGGACCGGCTGGCCGAGGCCGCCGCCAGCGGCGACCGGACCGCGATGAGCGACGCCGACCAGGAGTTCCACCAGACCCTGGTCAGCTGCGCGGGCAACTCACGCCTGGAGCGCATGGCCCAGACCCTGCTGGTGGAGACCCGGATGTGCCTGACCGTGATGCAGGACGTCTACCCCGAGCCCCAGGAGCTCCTGGACGAGCACCGGCGCATCCTGGACGCGATCGTGGAGGGCGCCGAGGAGCGGCTGCTGGAGCTGATCGAGTCGCACATGGTCGACACCGTCGCCCGGATCAACGCCGAGTCCCCGGCCCCGGAGCTCG
This DNA window, taken from Nocardiopsis exhalans, encodes the following:
- a CDS encoding polyphosphate polymerase domain-containing protein, with translation MSLDLSPGLTGAATGPGPRTAPEAVPVSAVGRPAEGPPGLERLRPVSLAEINERAALVTRTCRKYLLPAELVPALFAGAEGGFGVLEIGGRTSFLYSSTYLDTPDLRTFHDHRQGRRLRYKVRTRTYVDTGTRMFEVKLKGARGITDKVRTELPMDAPVDRLTWRTRDFLDRSLSRCRLDPPDVLLPAAVTDYRRTTVVALSGEERVTVDHDLVGYRGGWEVRMRPDTVLLEVKTRGGLTTTERRLHELGVREARFSKYAAALAALEPRLRGNRWHRAMGRCMNPPVPSFGYESAVHAG
- a CDS encoding DUF4956 domain-containing protein, translated to MFFFALAVDLTAITVLSYALYFRRHGRRDLVLAYVALNVGIFAVVSMLAQQEVGLAVGFGLFGVLSILRLRSDLISQGEIGYYFVAIALGLVNAVAAPMPWLVVGLNALLLSALYLAGHPKLLARTQRRIMTLDVVHEDPVALRQDLEGRLRGRVRHVDVTEVDYVRDLMVVDVRFQEPKLAEVPGTAAERRQPMPAWWGAR
- a CDS encoding response regulator transcription factor, which codes for MSRVLIVEDEERIASFVRKGLTASGFTTTVVGTGAEAVDYAVTGGFDLMLLDLGLPDTDGFDVLRRVRSLGVDVPVVILTARDGVRDTVTGLEIGADDYVTKPFRFEELLARVRLRIRTERTADPTVLRAGGLSLDLRTRRVAVGGDSIDLTAREFALLELLIRHQGQVMTRQQMLSHVWGYDYDPGSNVVDVFVRALRRKVGSERIVTVRGMGYRLTG
- a CDS encoding sensor histidine kinase, which translates into the protein MTTDRPRGGGGAEGADGADPDATTVPVPPGRSRPAGAASGPEGPSGRTSLFPTMVIRGPQPELPQRRRVPARLLIMVWVVLLMTAVLVLVNVVTWSALTARTDERVDRALAQETAEFQEFAAVGVDPGTGQAFTDVASLIRVHLERQYPDDSEILFGWVDEPDESAQEQTASRGGRGMAQTDTGRIRQGQEPPYDLSADPETVEAVLGADDARGALDTPAGPVEWEKVRVLPPGGEGTAGWFVIGYFTAQDDQTTSGTMSTLALVSGLGLLAAGTAAWWVAGRILAPVRLVRQTAAEISEEDLTQRIEVSGRDDIAALAEQFNSMLDRLEGAFTEQRRFVDDAGHELRTPITIVRGQLELMGDDPGERREVVRLVTDELDRMGRIVEDLLLLAKAQQPDFVRPEPVSLAELTSDIDAKVRQLGDRDWRLEGLAEETVRLDPQRVTQAMVQLAANAVRHTAPGSTLRTGSRVSGAEVRLWVSDQGPGIPAEEHGRVFERFSRGGRTARGDRGAGLGLAIVRAIAEAHHGRVDLRSAPGAGSTFTLVLPLSPVDGRVGREHL
- a CDS encoding response regulator, with translation MTGGGAEGARKQIRVFLVDDHEVVRRGVAALLETEDDMTVVGEAGTAEQALSRIPVVLPDVAVLDVRLPGGSGVQVCREIRSDHPEIACLMLTSFADEDALYDAVMAGAAGYVLKQIHGADLVGAVRTVAAGGSLLDSGSTGAMLERLRGAQAEPDPLAELTPQERQILDLIGEGMTNRQIGERLYLAEKTVKNYVSALLAKLDLKRRTQAAVLVAELRGRRY
- a CDS encoding amidase produces the protein MTIRSDRAETDNAGAAVGTAEGSTGADGGAARGAPSARTGDPVTPADLSAEELLHAYSTGELSPVEAVEAVLDRIEQDNPALNAFCLVRPEEAREAARASAERWRRGEPVGKLDGVPASVKDIHLTKGWPTLKGSVAASQEGPWDEDSPVVARMREHGAVFVGKTTTPELAWKGVTDNPLTGITRNPWDLSTTPGGSSGGSAAAVAAGMGPLSTGTDGGGSIRIPASFTGVCGIKPTWGLVPHYPASPFGSLAHTGPIARTVGDMALMLDVISGFDARDWMALPTPGPGLAEAGRGADPAELVRGLRIAYSPTLGGQHVDPEVARAVAEAVRVFESLGAKVEEADPGLPESVDEFHVLWYSGAAKATEKLTARDRDLQDPGLRAIIEEGLTYSAQDYLTAMALRMAMGAQMGRFHETYDLLLTPTMPMVAFEAGLESPPELAGRRWTSWAGFSYPFNMTQQPAASIPCGFSGSGLPIGLQVVGPRHSDERVLRACRAFELARPWASRRP
- a CDS encoding D-2-hydroxyacid dehydrogenase; this translates as MNSSTATPSAPDRPRLLVLRGDDLPPGHERIDDHPGLGEVVYATADELSAKLPGTDALLVWDLFTEALSDSWAKADSLRWVHAATTGVDNLMFPGLVDSDAVVTNSRGVFDEHIAEYVLGLVISFAKDFHRTWEYQHDRLWKHRETERVTGKRALVVGTGPIGRAITRKLQAVGVQVRGSGSRARDGDPDFGSVAESTLAERARGGGNTLHTEVPEADYVVIAAPLTEATHGLVDRHFLDLMKPTARLINIARGPIVVQSDLVAALDRGSIAGAALDVFEREPLKAVNPLWGLPGSVVSPHMSGDVVGWREDLVELFLDNLARYLDGRELRNVVDKSRGYVPG
- a CDS encoding DUF3830 family protein — translated: MTVTLAKRGVSCVAELLDKDAPRTCEAVWKALPQGDAVQHAKYARNEVYTMVPRFADPEPGQENPTVTPIPGDIVYFSFDGGMLDRSFKEDKGIDHLPGVIDLALFYGRNNLLLNGDVGWVPGNVFATVVENLPAMAEACNDVWRSGSVGERLLYERLER
- a CDS encoding maleate cis-trans isomerase family protein, which produces MRNEGNRPAHEHGLEAALHAAGAPVPEQAAAHEVVELAAATRTPWQAGIGVIAPYDFALDRELWRWAPDDVSLHVTRLPYVHVPVTVDQAAALSKGKSVTRAVRALLAPEPRAVGYACASGSFVHGAAGERELHRTMLAAGAPAAVTTSGALIRALETLGADRIAVVTPYVDSVTDRLLDYLAEHEVAVTSSVGLGLLSHIWKVTYADVARAVHEADRPDAQAVYISCTNVLTYDIIAPLERELGKPVIAANQVTMWGLLRAADRRAVAHGQSLIDVAAPSAA
- a CDS encoding maleate cis-trans isomerase family protein, whose amino-acid sequence is MTRVGILYPGHSAENDYKTFAELLGGEVELPVVHTLMREDAHRVDALLDVGSEAVLAEGARELAALEVDSAVWACTSGSFVFGWEGARRQVQGVRDVTGVPSSSTSFAFVHALAQLRISRVAIAATYPDDVARRFVEFLTAAGVTVLSLASHGIATAAEVGGLDPDDALDFVISNDHPRAEAVLVPDTALHSADLIEPMEALLGKTVLTANQVSVWEGLRLAGQCQARPGPGTLLRSGASVVRSAFAAG